GCTGACCTTACAGAGCAAATGGAGGCCGACCTCCTCACATTTTTGTGGGAAAATGAGGATGTGTTCGCATGGACCCCTTCTGATCTCCAGGGGATCGACTGGACCATCATCAAGCACCATCTAAACATCGACCTCAAGAAGAAGCACTAGAAGCAGAAGGTGCGAAAGATGTTCGCAGAAAGGAATGTGGTGCACATGGAGTTCTGCAAGCTGCTAGAGGCACAGGTGATACGGGAGGTCATCCACATGGAATGGCTGGCCAACCCGGTGCTAGTGAAGAAGAACAATGGCAAGTGGCGCGTGTGTGTCAATTTTACTAACTTCAACAAGGCCTGCCCGAAGATGAATTCCCGCTCTCCCGCATCGACCAGATAGTCAAATCTACCTTCGAGAGCGAGCGCCTCAGCTGCTGGACGCCTACTCCGAGTATCATCAAGTTTGGATGACGGAGGATGACGAGACCCAAACCAATTTCATCACCCCATTCAGAAACTACTGATACGTGCTTGATGCCTTTCGACCTTCGAAATGCTGGGCCACCTTTGCATGGGTCGTACGGCTACTTTTTGACTACCAGGTGGGGAGAAACTTGTAGACTTACGTGGACATCGTCATCAAAAGCAACTGCGAGCAAGGCCACCTCTCTGACCTATGGGAGACATTCTCGAACCTCCGTCTTACGGGGCTCCGTTTGAACGCCAAGAAGTGCACATTCGGGGTCCATTCCGGGAAGCTGCTCAGCTACTTGGTGTCACAAAGAGGAAATGAAGCCAACGTAGGCAAGATCCGCGCTATCCGGGAAATGGAGCCCCCGAGCAATGCGTGTGAGGCCCAACGCTTGACGGGACGTCTAGCGACGCTGAGACCATTTCATCGCCAGGTCAGCGGAAAGGAGCCCGCTGTTCTTCAAAGTCCCTCAAGGGTCCAACCCATTCCAGTGGACGGAGGAGCAAAAACAAGCCTTCTAGAAGAGGTGCTGACAAGCCCCACCCCAGGCACCCCATTCTTGCTATGCATAGTGGCAACAGAAGGGGCAGTCAGTGCAGTACTTGTGGAAGAGCGCGCCCGTTACGGAAAGAAAGAACAGACCCCGGTCTACTACGTGTCCGAAGCACTAGCTGGGGCCAAGCTGTGCTACATCAAGCTAGAGAAGATGGTGTATGCCGTCATGATGACATCCCGCAAGCTCAAACACAACTTCACCGCTCACCCCATCACTATCCCGACATTGTACTCGCTGCGTGACGTCTTCGAGAACAGGGAGGCGATTGGGCGCATCGACAAATGAGCCCTGGAGTTGGCGTCATTCACACTCTCCTTATTGGCTAGGAGCGCCATCAAATCTCAAGTGCTCGCTGACTTCATGGTTGACTGGACGCTAGTAGCCTCCGCCGGAGGTCCCCCGATAGCGGAACTAGTCTAGACCGCATTCATCGATGGTGTTTGGGGAGCTTCCACAGCTGGGGATGCTGCTCTTTTAACCACTCCTTCAGGGCAAGAGATCAAGTATGCCGTCCGCTTGGAGTTTCCTTGCACTAACAATGTTGCCGAGTACGAAGCTCTGGTACTCGCATTACAAAAGGCAACAACTTTGGGAGCAAGGTGTCTCCTCGTCAAAAGTGACTCCCAAGTGGTCACATTCCATGTGGAGAAAGAATACCAAGCCAGGTACACTGAATTGGCAGAGTATCTCCAGTTGGTCCGATCATTGGAGCGAAAGATTCAAAGTTTCATTGTCATACATGTTCCCAGGGGATGCCGCTCCCGCTGAAAGTCTTCTACCACGTCATCTGTCTCTGCAACCTCCCGGGAGGAGGCAGGGACCTCCCGAAAAGTGACCATCATCCACAGCGAGGACTGGTGCTCCCCCTATCATAGCCTTCCTCGAAGAGCGATACATTCGAAGGAAGGTCGCAGGTTAACTCCCAAATGAAGGGTAGAATGAGCTCGGAGGCCATCGACGCCAACTGGCCTCGTGGCCTAGGGCATCCCAGGAGGCCTTCTGGGACAACGTGCGCCCACCCTGTCGAAGGACTACAGAACAACTCTTTTCCTTGCCCCGAGCAAGGAGGGGGGGGACCTCCTCCACGTGAGGACTCCCcagccctcttcctcctctgctaTCTCCTCCCCGAAGCTAGCAACATCCTTGACCTCCGCGTCCGGGTGAGGGGGGTCCCACATGGTTTGTCATCCCCTATAGGAGGCAATGCAATAGCCAGCTTAGTCATCCAATAGGGAAGCAGAGATAAGACGTCCACCTGCAGAGAACTGAAAAGCTTATGGATTCGCTCCCTTTCCTCCTCGTCACTGCTGAATTGCGGGAACAGCCCTGAAACTTTGAACGAGGGATGAACCCTACGCAAGGTCGAGCCGGACCCTGTAGGAGTTGACACCGGGGGTGCCAAACGGAGGGGGAGGCTTGGAGAAGGGGCGCCCCTCCGGGGCAGCAGGGGGTGACAAAGCACGTGGAGACAACTTGGGAAgtgcctcctcttcctcctcggcaAGCTGCCGCGGAGGGGCACCCCCCTTTTCCTTGGGCGCACCAGGGGCATTCCACCTGTGCCCCCTCTCCCCTTTGGGAGGCTCTCCAGGGAGGCCAGTAAGCTCCAGAATCTTCACCCCCACTCCCCCCCTCCCAAATCATGAGGATCCAGTTCCCCTGGGCGCCCAACACTAGGAAGCACCGCGCCCTGTGCTCTGTCACAAGGAGGGGACCTAGTAGGTGCGCCGCCTTTTCCTTGATCTCCTCCAAGGTTAGGTCTGCGGGAATCCACAGGTGAGGTCACCTCAAAAGCAACAACAGGTCACGAAGCATGAAGTAAGAGGACTCACCGGGAAGGGTCTACTTTAGCTTCCTCCGGAAGTTGTTCCCTTCCTTATCCATGCAAACGACACAAGGAGACGGGTCATTCCCCTCCACCGGAAACTCCCACCCCTTGGCAAAGGGCTAGATCTTCGCGGCCAGGAACTCCTCCACCAAATCCCGCATGGAAAAGCGCTTGGCGATGCTCACCATGAGCCCCACCCTCGAGTGCAGGCCATCGTCTTGCTGGAACGATGGGAAAGGCAGGAAGACTTCATACAGAATCCAGTTAGAACCCACTGGTAGAACTACCTCGGCAGCCACACGGTCTTCAGCCTCTCCATGTAGGCCTTGGCCGGCACCATCGCCCCCTCCTGAGGGTAGAAAAGGACCTGGCCGTAGCATACCTCCGTCTTGACGCCATCGAAAGTATGGATTATGGAACTTCCGACGGACGAAGGCCGTGTGGAGGTGAGCGGAGGGAGTAGCCCCTTCCGCGCGTAAGGCCCACTCGAAGGTGCTGAGCCGCACGATCGAGTTGGGCTAGACGTGCTGGATCTCTAGCCCGAAGTGGACCAGCACCGCCGAGAGGAAATCCAAGCACGAGAAGCGAAGTTCGCACTCATACTGCTCCGCAAAGACCACCACCTTGTCGTCTTGCGGAGTCAGGATCGCCTCCGGCTCGAGAGGACAGACTAGGGCTCAATCCGAAACCAAACCCCTTTCCATTAGAGCATCGAGGAAATCACCATCTACCAAGTTTCGGGGGAGCTTCCAAGTCTTTAGGTATTATGCTTTACTCTTCTTTGGTTCCGGGGCATCCCTCTCGACAGAGGCGGCCCTCTTCGGAGCCATAAGTACGGATCAAAGGGAAGAGTTGGGTGCAAGAGCGGGTCAGGAGGGGTAGCGGGATGGAGAGGAGGCGAAGAAAATGGAGATGAACGGGCTGACCCGCAGACCCCAGGGTCTGTATTTATAGGCCAGGAAGGGGGCGGAGGCCGACCTGGCGGGGCGCTGAAGTCTGCACGTGACGTGGCGAAGACGGACCGCCACAACCAACGAAGGGCCAACACATGTCCCGAGGGGTCGCGTCGCGCACTAAGGGGTTCACAACCCCTCGCATCCCGTTGCCACGGGGATCCCATGTAGCCTAACATATTTGCCAGCTCGTTGTAGAGGGCTGACAATAAAATGGTGAGGTTGAagtatggaaaaaaaatggtgaGGTTGGAGAACTTCGCTAGTCTTGGACAACTTCATGAATTAGATATGACAATGGGTACCCAAAAAATGAGTACCTAATGGGTTTTACTTGTACCCAATAAGAAGACGGGCGTGGAAAATATCTCTACCCATGAGTATACTAATGGGCAAAATCATCTACTCATCAAGTAAGCGGGTGCAAGTGTGGGTACATACTCCTCATACCCGCAAACCCATGGGTAAAATATACCTGGCTATAATATGTTATAAATTTATAAGCTTGCACGTTATTAGTGAAGGGTGACTTAATATTGATAACAAACTAATAATTTATGATTTATTTGACTATTACTTGGTTAAAAATGGTTaattatctttttttattgATTACTCAAATTTATTGAGGTGTACTATTATCATGTGCTATATTCACGAGTTTAGCGCCAGTATGCTATCGGGTATGGGTATGGGTAAGAACTTGTACACGCATGCGGCTATGGGTATTTTAGCGGGTAAGAGTTAGATTTGGCGGGTGTGGATATGAATGGCATTAGTGCATTACCTAGCGGGTATATGCCCGTTGCCATCTCTATTAATTATGGAACGGAAGAGTGGGAATCATGGACCTGTCACTCTGCTCAGTAACTTTCttttttacaaataaaataaaaataaaagattGCCCAGAAGAGACGGCCATGCTGCGAGGCGCTGCTACCTCATCCGTGCATCAAGCGTTTTGGCGCTGCTATCTCATCCGTGCATCAGGCTACGCTGGTACTACCTTGCTTCAAGACTGCTTTGAGATATTTGGCAAAGTAGATCTGATCAGATGGAAATAGTTAGCCTTTATTTTATTCATTGCTATTGTGAAATAAACATACACCGGTTTACATGTGTGGTCCCTACAACACCCTATCGTATGAAGTATAGACacaaagaagagaaagaaaaatataGAAATTACTATAGGTGTATGGACGGGGTATTTTGTCAGAATGTTTTGTATCTACTCCAAATTTGGATAAATCCCATAACTTTCTGATAAGATATCCGCCATCCAAACAGTCCCTTGGGAAGTTCAAAGTGAATCAAGAAATGGTGTAGGTGATGACAAGAACCATGACAACTGAAACCACTGGGTATGCTTGGTATATCATGCTCTCTGCCCAGGCCTTGAGTGGCTGACTGGCTGTGGCAAGGTCACTCCTTGCCATCGGCAGCGCGGAGGGAACCGAGCTGAACAGGGGCCTGTGTCTGCACGACCTTGGATGAACCATAGACCGACAGATCCATGCCCTcagccttctccttctcaagcTGCTCCTTGATCCAGAAGTATGTGATCCTTAGTCCATCCTGCAGGCAGAATTGAATTCACGTGATGAGGATAAGATTATGTAGGTGTAAATTCAGGACCTGAAGCAATGCTTTTATGTGTGAGATTTGGTAGACTACCTTCAGCTTCATGGTCGGAGCCCAGCCAAGCTTCTCCTTGATGAGTGTGTTATCTGAATTCCGCCCTCGCACACCCTCCGGTCCAGGAATGTGGTGGATGGGCAGCTGCTTGTTCTCAAAGCTGAGGACTATCTCAGCCATCTCATTCATGCTGACCATTTCATCACTTCCAATGTTTACAGGCTCACGGAAATCAGACTTTGTTAACCTGATGCATTGACAAAATAACAGCTTATTTCACCATATAAGCATAACTGCAGGCACAATTATTTCCCCTAGAACCAATAGCTATTCCACATCACCATTGGTATTTCCTCGTTCTGAAAGACTTATTTTCACATTCATTTGAACCAAAAGAGAATTAATTATAAGTTACGTATGTCTTTTTGTAGAACATGTGTGAAGTAATGCCAAGAAGGGAAACAAGATTTACTAGCTTATTATAATGAACTCTTTAATGAATAATATTTACTAGCTTACTAATTACCAGTGTTTCAAAGGCATCGCCTAGGCGTCCGGGCGGACCCGGCTTGCCTTGGGGAAACAGGTCCGCCTTGTCGGGCGACGCCTAGGTGATAGGTCGCCTTAAAAACACTGCTAATTACTTTTATATGTTGTGCTGTTTTTCAACTCTGGTCTCTAATGTACAAGCAGAGACAAAGGTGATGACAGCAACATATTTTACGAGCTTTGGAAAATCCTTGCCGCAGATGTATATGGCTTCAAGCATAATTATTCAAAGCTCAAAACTAAATGGTTCCATTCACCTTTTTCAATTTATTATATAGGTTATGCTGTTTTTCAACTCGATCACTGATATTTCAAGCAAAGACAAAGGTGATGAAAGCACAGACTTCCTAAGCTTTTGAAGATCCTTGACGTAGATGTATATCAGTATATGGCTTCAAGGATATTAATTCAGAGCTAAGGAGCAAAACGCAAAATTCACTTAGTTTTTGTTTTCTACAAAATGTTGTGCTGTTTTTCAACTCTGATCTCTGATGTTGAAGCAGAAACAAAGGTGATGACAGCACTGACTTTGTGAGCTTTGGAAGATCCTTGCTGCAGATGAACACGGCATCAAGGATACTTATTCAAAGCTCAgaaataaaaatacaaaattaaCATTTGTTCATTATCTTGTGACTATATTGATCGAAAACACCTGGAAGAACAGTATTTTTGGTAGAATGCATTGTTAGGTTGCAGTATCTTCTAGAACTTGCAACATAATTTCTGAAGAGCTGATTAGTGATAGTCGGGCCTACAAAAATTTTCCAAGAATGGCCTAGCTGAGACCCATATAAAACATGTTGATAGCATATCTTTTCTGTTCACAACATCTATTTTTCAACAGAAATTTCAATGGCCTATAGAAAACTGCATGTCTAAAAGAGACAACTAACCTTCTCTTGGAACTAAATTATCCATACTAGCAAGACCAGATTGATGTGAAATATGATTGATCTTAATCTAAGATATCTGAAAGAAAAGGTAAAGTATTGAACTAGCCAAAGATAGATGAAGTTTTACTTACCTAAGGACACCCTCGACACATTCATCAATAAATGTGAAGGATCTGGTTTGCAGACCATCGCCCCACATCTCAAAGCGCCCAGTGGAGGTTAAAGCCTTTCTGCAGAAAGCAGCAGGTGCCTTCTCCCTTCCACCTATAGGTAGCCAAGTAATAAACATAGGTCAACaacatttagaaaaaaaaaactaagaacAACAAAATATTACTGGTTACCAGATAGAATCTTACCTTTCCATGTCCCAAAGGGACCATATATGTTGTGAAAGCGACCGATCCGGCACTCAATGCCAAAATCCTTTGTGTAGTGCTTGCACAGTTCCTCAGTAGCAAGTTTCTCCAAGCCATAGGCATCTTGAGGCTAAAAGGTATGCATCATTAGTTAGCATTTTTTTTACCATAGTAGCTAAAGTAACTGATAATTAACACAGAAGCATGAATCAATCTGGATGGTTAAAAACCTCTGCAGGCCAGGCATCTGACTCCTTCAAGCTAACTACAGTCTCCAACTGCTTAAATTCAGGGTAGATACAGGCGCTTGATGCATAAAAGAACCTGCAAGGGAAAATATACAGAAATTACAACACTTTGTTTTAATACAAAAGCACTAAATGAAATTCCGTGCCATTTTTCAACAACACTCTTGTTTAATTATGCAAAGGTTTGATGCTTATTTTTAGGTCTCCCAAATTTGATGCTTGCCCTGTATGGTTACAAGGGAGAACAAATATGAGATCCTGTTTGGAAGTTCTTATTACTAGATAGGTGGAGAAAAAGGTCAACTATAGCACATAAAAGAGGGCACACATATGCACTAGCATCATCAGCTCAATGCTCATCGTAAAGGCCCGCCAATGCATGTCAATCTAGCTAAAAAAAGGCTATGTGCGGCATATGCCCTGCATAATAACTGTACTATAGTACTTTCCTGTAGTGTTGTTTAGTGTCATCCACTAAACCTAGCTGAAACCACACCAGTTAAGACTTGCCCTATGTGGGCTTGTGGGCCGATTTGAACCCTTTGCATTGTATCCGCATAAATGATTCTGCTTTGAGATGCCGGTGCAGATGCACGCATAGCAACTGCAATAAATTTCCACAGTATGGTAGTTAATGTAGAGCATTTGTTCCTCAAATCTAGGAATCTAGCAACTGCACTTGAAGGTTATCTCATTTAACTAATTTAGTGTCTGCATACCTTAACAGTTAAAATCCAGCTTCACAAGGGTGATTAAAACATGATAAACAAAGAGCCACCAGCAGGCAGGTAGTTACCTCTTGACGCCATTGATTCTAGCAGCCTCGAGCATGTTAAAGCTGATCATAGTGTTGTTATACATGATGACAGAGTGGTTGGACTGGATGAACCCCATCCCTCCCATATCAGCAGCAAGGTTAAACACATGGTCAACCCCCGTGGTCACCTTGAGGCAGTTGTCCATGACCCTCAGGTCAATGAGGTGGAACTCATGGCAGAACATTTCCTCGGTCATGTGCTCGTTCTTCTTCCAGTCAGAGGCGATGATGTAGTGGCCCTCGCTCATGAGGCGCCT
This genomic window from Setaria viridis chromosome 8, Setaria_viridis_v4.0, whole genome shotgun sequence contains:
- the LOC117833479 gene encoding GDP-mannose 3,5-epimerase 2, with amino-acid sequence MALNKEYTYAELEKEPYWPFEKLRISITGAGGFIASHIARRLMSEGHYIIASDWKKNEHMTEEMFCHEFHLIDLRVMDNCLKVTTGVDHVFNLAADMGGMGFIQSNHSVIMYNNTMISFNMLEAARINGVKRFFYASSACIYPEFKQLETVVSLKESDAWPAEPQDAYGLEKLATEELCKHYTKDFGIECRIGRFHNIYGPFGTWKGGREKAPAAFCRKALTSTGRFEMWGDGLQTRSFTFIDECVEGVLRLTKSDFREPVNIGSDEMVSMNEMAEIVLSFENKQLPIHHIPGPEGVRGRNSDNTLIKEKLGWAPTMKLKDGLRITYFWIKEQLEKEKAEGMDLSVYGSSKVVQTQAPVQLGSLRAADGKE